A window of Mytilus edulis chromosome 10, xbMytEdul2.2, whole genome shotgun sequence contains these coding sequences:
- the LOC139490869 gene encoding ADP-ribose glycohydrolase OARD1-like translates to MAEGGGDVGFSFEEKKGDLFDCPETDALAHCVSEDLRMGKGIAVLFKKKFGGVGELMSQGKKTGKVAVKIKKNRFIFYLITKPKGPGKPSYASMGSCLKDLKKQCIENNIHNLSMPKIGCGLDRLDWDKVTDMIYEIFSDTNIHITAYYLK, encoded by the exons GGTTTCAGTTTTGAAGAAAAGAAGGGTGATTTATTTGATTGTCCGGAAACTGACGCTTTAGCTCATTGCGTCAGTGAAGATCTCAGAATGGGCAAAGGGATTGCtgtcttatttaaaaagaaatttggTGGAGTTGGAGAGCTTATGTCACAAG GTAAGAAGACTGGAAAAGTAGCAGTCAAGATAAAGAAAAATAGGTTTATCTTTTACCTCATCACCAAGCCCAAAGGTCCAGGGAAACCTTCTTATGCTAGTATGGGTTCTTGTCTGAAAGATCTGAAGAAACAGTGTATTGAGAATAACATACACAATTTATCCATGCCCAAAATAGGTTGTGGCCTTGATCGTTTAGATTGGGATAAAGTCACCGATATGATCTATGAAATTTTCTCGGATACTAATATACACATTACTGCGTACTATTTAAAATGA